One region of Dendropsophus ebraccatus isolate aDenEbr1 unplaced genomic scaffold, aDenEbr1.pat pat_scaffold_411_ctg1, whole genome shotgun sequence genomic DNA includes:
- the LOC138775946 gene encoding uncharacterized protein: protein MTPADVTAVTYPGPDDVTAIAYPGPDDVTAITYPSPVDVTAVTYPSPADVTAITYPGPDDVTAITYLSPDDVTTARYPSPSDVTTVTYPRPDDVTAITYPSPADLTAVTYPGPTDVTAVTYPSPADVTAITYPSPADVTAITYPGPDNVTAVTNLSPADVTAVTYPSPSDVATVTYPAPDDVTAITYPSPADVISATYPNPDDVTAMTYPSPADVIAATYPGPSDVATVTYPGHDDVTAITYPGHDDVTAITYPGPADVPAVTYPVPSDVATVTYPDPADVTAITYPSPSDVTAITYPSPADVTAITYPVPLM from the exons atgac TCCTGCTGATGTCACCGCCGTCACATATCCCGGTCCTGATGATGTCACCGCCATAGCATATCCCGGTCCTGATGATGTCACCGCTATCACATATCCCAGTCCTGTTGATGTCACCGCCGTCACATATCCCAGTCCCGCTGATGTCACCGCCATAACATATCCCGGTCCCGATGATGTCACCGCCATAACATATCTCAGTCCCGATGATGTCACCACCGCAAGATATCCCAgtccctctgatgtcaccaccgTCACATATCCCCGTCCCGATGATGTCACCGCCATCACATATCCCAGTCCCGCTGATCTCACCGCCGTCACATATCCCGGTCCCACTGATGTCACCGCCGTCACATATCCCAGTCCTGCTGATGTCACCGCCATCACATATCCCAGTCCCGCTGATGTCACCGCCATCACATATCCCGGTCCCGATAATGTCACCGCCGTCACAAATCTCAGTCCCGCTGATGTCACCGCCGTCACATATCCCAGTCCCTCTGATGTCGCCACCGTCACATATCCCGCTCCCGATGATGTCACCGCCATCACATATCCCAGTCCCGCTGATGTCATCAGCGCCACATATCCCAATCCCGATGATGTCACCGCCATGACATATCCCAGTCCCGCTGATGTCATCGCCGCCACATATCCCGGTCCCTCTGATGTCGCCACTGTCACATATCCCGGTCACGATGATGTTACCGCCATCACATATCCCGGTCACGATGATGTTACCGCCATCACATATCCCGGTCCCGCTGATGTTCCCGCCGTCACATATCCCGTTCCCTCTGATGTCGCCACTGTCACATATCCCGATCCCGCTGATGTCACCGCCATCACATATCCCAGTCCCTCTGATGTAACCGCCATCACATATCCCAGTCCCGCTGATGTCACCGCCATCACATATCCCGTCCCTCTGATGTAA